One Streptomyces hundungensis DNA segment encodes these proteins:
- the ligA gene encoding NAD-dependent DNA ligase LigA — translation MTVAGEQNAAVPTEAREKHALLAEQIEEHRFRYYVRDQPVISDGDFDKLLRSLEALEEEHPELRTPDSPTQKVAGAYETDFASVEHRERMLSLDNAFDDEELAAWSERIAKDVGTGSYHYLCELKVDGLAVNLTYENGRLTRAATRGDGRTGEDITPNVRTIADIPARLKGDRIPELVEIRGEVYFPMEAFQGLNARLVEAGDKPFANPRNAAAGSLRQKDPKVTATRPLHMVVHGIGARRGFDIDRLSQAYDLLREWGLPTAQHNKVVNSLEEVRQFIAYMGENRHSVVEHEIDGVVVKLDEIPLQGRLGSTARAPRWAIAWKYAPEEVNTKLINIRVGVGRTGRVTPYAQVEPVTVAGSEVEFATLHNQDVVKAKGVLIGDTVVLRKAGDVIPEILGPVADLRDGSEYPFEMPTECPECGTGLRPMKEGDIDLRCPNAQSCPAQLRERLFYLAGRKSLDIENFGYVAAAALTKPLEPATPPLRDEGDLFDLTMDQLLPIRAYVLDQDSGLPKRDPKTGEEKTALVFANMNGEPRKNAVSMLENIAAAKERPLARILTGLSIRHVGPVAAVALAREFRSIDRIQQAGEEELAAVEGVGAIIAASLKQWFAEEWHQEILRKWKAAGVRMEDESTSEDEGPRPLEGLTVVVTGTLERHTRDGAKEALQSRGAKVTGSVSKKTSFVVVGDSPGSKYDKAMQLKVPVLDEDGFAVLLEHGPEAAREAAMPTAPEGE, via the coding sequence ATGACGGTGGCTGGCGAACAGAACGCAGCGGTGCCGACGGAGGCACGGGAGAAGCACGCGCTCCTCGCCGAGCAGATCGAGGAGCACCGCTTCCGGTACTACGTCCGGGACCAACCGGTCATCAGCGACGGCGACTTCGACAAGCTGCTCCGCTCCCTCGAGGCCCTGGAGGAGGAGCACCCCGAGCTCCGCACGCCCGACTCGCCGACCCAGAAGGTGGCGGGTGCCTACGAGACGGACTTCGCCTCGGTCGAGCACCGCGAGCGGATGCTGTCCCTGGACAACGCCTTCGACGACGAGGAACTGGCCGCCTGGTCCGAGCGCATCGCCAAGGACGTCGGCACCGGCTCCTACCACTACCTGTGCGAGCTGAAGGTCGACGGCCTCGCGGTGAACCTGACGTACGAGAACGGCAGGCTGACCCGCGCCGCCACCCGCGGCGACGGCCGCACCGGCGAGGACATCACGCCCAACGTGCGGACCATCGCCGACATCCCGGCCCGCCTCAAGGGCGACCGCATCCCCGAACTCGTCGAGATCCGCGGCGAGGTCTACTTCCCGATGGAGGCCTTCCAGGGCCTCAACGCCCGCCTGGTGGAGGCCGGCGACAAGCCGTTCGCCAACCCGCGCAACGCGGCCGCCGGATCACTGCGCCAAAAGGACCCCAAGGTCACCGCCACCCGGCCGCTGCACATGGTGGTGCATGGCATCGGCGCCCGCCGGGGCTTCGACATCGACCGCCTCTCCCAGGCGTACGACCTGCTGCGCGAGTGGGGCCTGCCCACCGCCCAGCACAACAAGGTCGTCAACTCCCTCGAAGAAGTACGGCAGTTCATCGCCTACATGGGCGAGAACCGGCACTCGGTGGTGGAGCACGAGATCGACGGCGTCGTCGTCAAGCTCGACGAGATCCCCCTCCAGGGCCGCCTCGGCTCCACCGCGCGCGCCCCCCGCTGGGCCATCGCCTGGAAGTACGCGCCCGAAGAGGTCAACACCAAGCTCATCAACATCCGCGTCGGCGTGGGCCGCACCGGCCGTGTCACCCCCTACGCCCAGGTCGAGCCGGTCACCGTGGCCGGCTCCGAGGTCGAGTTCGCCACCCTCCACAACCAGGACGTGGTCAAGGCCAAGGGCGTCCTCATCGGCGACACCGTGGTGCTGCGCAAGGCCGGAGACGTCATCCCCGAGATCCTCGGCCCCGTCGCCGACCTGCGGGACGGCAGCGAGTACCCCTTCGAGATGCCCACCGAGTGCCCGGAGTGCGGCACCGGACTGCGTCCGATGAAGGAGGGCGACATCGACCTGCGCTGCCCCAACGCACAGTCCTGCCCAGCCCAATTGAGGGAGCGCCTCTTCTACCTGGCGGGCCGCAAGAGCCTCGACATCGAGAACTTCGGGTACGTCGCGGCCGCCGCGCTCACCAAACCCCTCGAACCGGCCACCCCGCCGCTGCGCGACGAGGGCGACCTCTTCGACCTGACGATGGATCAGCTCCTGCCGATCCGGGCGTACGTCCTGGATCAGGACAGCGGACTGCCCAAGCGCGACCCCAAGACCGGCGAGGAGAAGACCGCCCTCGTCTTCGCCAACATGAACGGCGAACCGCGCAAGAACGCCGTCTCCATGCTGGAGAACATCGCGGCCGCCAAGGAGCGCCCGCTGGCCCGCATCCTCACCGGTCTCTCCATCCGCCACGTCGGCCCGGTCGCCGCCGTGGCACTGGCCCGCGAATTCCGCTCCATCGACCGCATCCAGCAGGCAGGCGAGGAGGAACTCGCCGCGGTCGAGGGCGTGGGCGCCATCATCGCGGCCTCCCTCAAGCAGTGGTTCGCCGAGGAGTGGCACCAGGAGATCCTGCGCAAGTGGAAGGCCGCGGGCGTACGCATGGAGGACGAGAGCACCAGCGAGGACGAGGGGCCCCGCCCGTTGGAGGGCCTCACCGTCGTCGTGACCGGAACTCTTGAGCGGCACACCAGAGATGGCGCGAAAGAGGCGTTGCAGAGCCGCGGAGCCAAGGTCACCGGCTCCGTCTCCAAGAAGACGTCGTTCGTCGTCGTCGGCGACAGCCCCGGATCCAAGTACGACAAGGCGATGCAGCTGAAGGTTCCGGTTCTGGACGAGGACGGCTTCGCCGTTCTGCTCGAGCACGGGCCCGAAGCGGCGAGAGAAGCTGCGATGCCCACCGCCCCAGAGGGGGAATGA
- a CDS encoding methionine synthase: MSEQSNFPWGPATGVGSMPGGDARETAKTVTGSLIGAEGAGGDFPHLAELPARGPGADMIGRTIGLLVEMYGHVEPSGWRVGDRPGRDTRRARSWLGEDLDALEEFTQEYTGPLKVQAVGPWTLAAALELKNGELSLGDPGARRDLAGSLAEGLRDHLAEVRRRVPGAQLVLQLDEPSLTSVLRGQIRTASGYRTHRAVDRQAVEAALREVFAVHDGPVIVHSCAPDVPFALLRRAGAAGVSFDFSLLTERDDEQIGEAAESGLKLFAGVVPPTDGPLSDPAGSVMGVRTLWRRLGLNPGTLGESVVITPTCGMAGASPAHARAALAHCVRAARSLADNPE; this comes from the coding sequence GTGAGTGAACAGAGCAATTTCCCCTGGGGGCCCGCCACCGGCGTCGGTTCGATGCCGGGCGGCGATGCCCGGGAGACCGCCAAGACCGTCACCGGATCGCTGATCGGCGCCGAAGGGGCGGGCGGCGACTTCCCCCACCTCGCGGAACTGCCCGCGCGCGGCCCCGGCGCCGACATGATCGGACGCACCATCGGGCTCCTCGTCGAGATGTACGGCCATGTCGAACCCAGCGGCTGGCGGGTCGGCGACCGGCCCGGCCGCGACACCCGGCGGGCCCGCTCCTGGCTCGGCGAGGACCTCGACGCGCTGGAGGAGTTCACCCAGGAGTACACCGGCCCGCTCAAGGTGCAGGCCGTCGGGCCCTGGACGCTGGCCGCCGCCCTGGAACTCAAGAACGGCGAGCTCTCGCTCGGCGACCCCGGTGCCCGTCGCGACCTCGCCGGATCGCTCGCCGAGGGCCTGCGCGACCACCTCGCGGAGGTACGCCGCCGCGTCCCCGGCGCCCAGCTCGTGCTCCAGCTCGACGAGCCCTCCCTCACCTCCGTCCTGCGCGGGCAGATCCGTACCGCCAGCGGTTACCGCACCCACCGGGCCGTCGACCGGCAGGCCGTGGAGGCCGCGCTGCGCGAGGTGTTCGCCGTGCACGACGGCCCCGTGATCGTCCACTCGTGCGCCCCGGACGTCCCCTTCGCCCTGCTGCGGCGGGCCGGCGCGGCCGGGGTGTCGTTCGATTTCTCCCTGCTCACCGAGCGTGACGACGAGCAGATCGGCGAAGCCGCCGAGAGCGGCCTCAAGCTCTTCGCCGGAGTGGTGCCCCCCACCGACGGCCCATTGTCAGACCCGGCCGGTAGCGTCATGGGAGTCAGGACGCTGTGGCGCAGGCTGGGGCTGAATCCGGGGACTCTCGGCGAGTCCGTCGTGATCACCCCCACATGCGGCATGGCGGGCGCGTCCCCGGCCCACGCCCGGGCCGCGCTCGCCCACTGCGTCCGGGCGGCGAGATCGCTCGCGGACAACCCTGAGTGA
- a CDS encoding SDR family oxidoreductase, whose protein sequence is MAGMATHLITGAGSGIGAAVARRLHERGDELILLARDAGRAKEFAARYPGARTLVGDLSDPDRLSWAFDKQSMPGELDTLLHIAGIVDLGPVGDLRPKTWHQQLNVNLIAPAEITRHVLPQLRASRGHVVFVNSGAGLAAHAEWGAYAASKHGLKALADSLRAEEHANGVRVTSVYPGRTASPMQAKVHSQEGKEYDPSKFIDPESVATTIVMAIDLPADAEVNDLTVRPGK, encoded by the coding sequence ATGGCGGGTATGGCTACTCATCTGATCACCGGTGCCGGCTCCGGCATCGGCGCGGCCGTCGCCCGCCGACTGCACGAGCGCGGCGACGAGCTCATCCTGCTCGCCCGCGACGCCGGACGCGCCAAGGAGTTCGCCGCCCGCTACCCGGGCGCCCGCACCCTCGTCGGCGACCTCAGCGACCCCGACCGCCTCTCCTGGGCCTTCGACAAGCAGTCGATGCCGGGTGAGCTCGACACGCTGCTGCACATCGCGGGCATCGTCGACCTCGGCCCCGTCGGGGATCTGCGCCCCAAGACCTGGCACCAGCAGCTCAACGTCAACCTCATCGCCCCCGCCGAGATCACCCGCCACGTACTGCCCCAACTGCGCGCCTCGCGCGGGCACGTGGTGTTCGTGAACTCCGGCGCCGGGCTCGCCGCCCACGCCGAGTGGGGCGCGTACGCCGCCTCCAAGCACGGCCTCAAGGCGCTCGCCGACTCGCTGCGCGCCGAGGAGCACGCCAACGGCGTCCGCGTGACCTCGGTCTACCCGGGCCGTACCGCGAGCCCCATGCAGGCCAAGGTGCACTCGCAGGAGGGCAAGGAGTACGACCCGTCGAAGTTCATCGACCCCGAGTCGGTGGCCACCACCATCGTCATGGCCATCGACCTGCCGGCCGACGCCGAGGTCAACGACCTCACGGTGCGCCCCGGCAAGTAG
- a CDS encoding TIGR00730 family Rossman fold protein gives MNICVFLSAADLDERYTGPAREFAELLGKGGHTLVWGGSESGLMKVVADGVQRAGGRLVGVSVDFLAAKARENADEMVVAKDLAERKALLLAKSDAVVIMVGGTGTLDEATEILELKKHGRTTKPVVLLNTAGFYDGLKQQFRRMEDEGFLPVPLTDLVFFAEDGVAALAYLEESLGIQ, from the coding sequence ATGAACATCTGCGTCTTCCTCTCCGCGGCCGACCTCGACGAGCGCTACACGGGCCCGGCCCGGGAGTTCGCCGAACTCCTCGGCAAGGGCGGCCACACCCTGGTGTGGGGCGGCTCCGAGAGCGGCCTCATGAAGGTCGTCGCCGACGGGGTGCAGCGGGCGGGCGGCAGGCTCGTCGGGGTCTCCGTCGACTTCCTGGCGGCCAAGGCCCGCGAGAACGCCGACGAGATGGTCGTCGCCAAGGACCTCGCCGAGCGCAAGGCGCTCCTGCTCGCCAAGTCGGACGCCGTCGTGATCATGGTGGGGGGCACCGGAACCCTGGACGAGGCCACCGAGATCCTGGAGCTGAAGAAGCACGGAAGGACCACCAAGCCGGTCGTCCTGCTGAACACCGCCGGCTTCTACGACGGCCTCAAGCAGCAGTTCCGCCGCATGGAGGACGAGGGCTTCCTGCCCGTGCCCCTCACCGACCTGGTCTTCTTCGCCGAGGACGGCGTCGCCGCCCTCGCCTACCTGGAGGAATCCCTCGGGATCCAGTAA